A region of the Polaribacter sp. L3A8 genome:
TGATAGAACAACTAGTTTTGGTTGTTTTCTTTGGGATGTAATGAGGTGTTGTTAGCTTTCAGTTTGTTGAGTATAAATTAAAAGCACTATGTGGAAAACCGTAAGACTATTCTTTTCTAAAAACTTTACTTTGTAAATATTAAATTTAAAGAAGTAAATACAATTATGAAAAAAATCACATTATTACTAATTGGAGTAACTTTTATTATTTCTTGTGGAAACAATAAAGAGGAACAAATGTTGTACAATTATCAACAGAAAAATGTTAAGGCTTTAAATTTTGACTTAAAAGACCTGGATTTTAAGATTCAAAAAATAGAAAAAATTACTGATATAAGTGCTGCTGATAGTATAAAACTCGTAAAACAAAAGCTTGCAGAATATTGGACAAAAAAACCTGAACAAGCACTTATAGACACTTTGAGTTTTAAATATGTGAAAGATATTATAAATAAGACCATAAGGCAACAAGATACTCTTTATAAATCTTATCAAGAATTAGTATTGTCTGCAATTCGTAGAAATGGATTTTCCGATAAATTAAGGTATAAAAGACAAAGAGATAACGCAATGGAGCAAAAGTTATCAAATGAAAAAATACTAATTAAAATAAAATCTCTTGAAAAATATTACAATCAACTTTCAGAAAACCTAGACTCTATACTTTCGTCAAAATATAAAGCAACTTATTCACAAAACAACCCAATGCTAGGAAATACAAAACAAACTTTTGACAAAATATTTTATACTAATTCTACACAAACTGAATTTGTAATAAGAGAATCAACAAATAATGACTAAAAATTGTTAAATTATTGTTTCATTCAAATTAGTTACATTTATATAACAAAACAACTTTAGTAACAAACAAAAAAAAACCAAATCCAATAATAATAATAATAATAATAATAATTGAACATAGTATATAATATAGTAATACCAATAATTTCAGCTTTAGTCGGAGGTATGTTTTCTGTCTGGGTTTTTAACAAAGGGTTAGCTAGAAAAATAAAAGAAGAAAGGTGTAATAGAATTAAAAATAATTACCAAATCGAAGAGTATTTCTTTTATAATTTAAGGGCTATATTATGCTTCATTGATAGACAGGTCAATGGGATTTCTGAAACATCACAGAACACCAAAAATTGGTATAATAAAAATTTAACATTAGTAACGTTTTCTGAATTAAAAATGACCGAATTAAGAGAATTAGACTTTAAATTATTATTTCAAATTTTAGTAATTGATAGAATAGGTAAATCAGAAAAAAAAGCACATGATTTTATTGATATCAAAAATTGTCTTCACAACATTGAGGACTTTGTTGAAAAGCACAAAAAGGAAAACGAAAAATTTCAGATTGAACTAGAAAAACATTTGGATAATTGGAATAATTCCATACAAAGGCTTATGCAACTTTATAATCATTTTGTATTCCTCAAACCAAACGAGGATGATAAATTAATGCCGATTCTAAAAAAACATATTTTTACGAAACAAACAAAATTAACGAATAAAGGAATTCAACAAAATATGGAGATTTTTTATAAATCATTTATTCTCCCTTTAAAGAAAGATATTTTAGTTTATAAAAACTTGAATGACGAAAGAATACTACCAATTATAGATAATATTATAGAATGTCAAAATAGCTATCAACAAACAAAAAATTTGAGGTATCAAAGACGTAAAAATTTGCTTTTCTCTGGAAGAAGATTAATTAGTGTAAAACATATTTTAAAGAAAAGCTTGGAATCAATAGAAAAAAGAAAAAAAAAACGAATTGACTAAAAAAGCCTGCAATTATTCCTTTTTTTTCTCTTAATTTATGTAACCAACCATTGTAAGTAATAATGAACTGTAGAAAATTATAACGTTTATATAATTTAAATGGCAAAAAAGATAAACACTGAAGAAATAATTAAACGATTTAAGCAGTCTCATGGAGATGAATATGATTATAGCTTAGTTTCATATTCCAAAATGAAAGAGAAAGTTGAAATTGTATGTTCATTACACGGATCTTTTTGGCAAACTCCTGACCATCATATTCGTGGAACAAAATGTCCTGAGTGTAGGTTGAAAGAACAAGGAAAACTAAAAAAAGAAAAAGCAGCAAATAAATTTATCGAAAAATCAATTTCTATTCATGGAAATATTTATGATTATTCTAAAACGGAATATAAGGGCAATAAAATAAAAGTTGAAATTATTTGCCAAAAACACGGAAACTTTAAACAAACACCTAGTAACCATTTGTCAGGTTTTGGATGTTCAAAATGTGGGAGAGAGAGGACTGAATTATCAAGAAAATTACAACCAAAAGAATTTTATAAGAGATGTAAAGAACTTCATAGTAATTTTTATTCATACCCAAAAAATGACTATCAGAATCCTGAATCAAAAATAGATGTCACTTGCCCAAAACATGGTGATTATAAAATTAAGGCAAGAAATCATCTTTGGATTAGTCAAGGCTGCAATGCTTGCTATAAAGAATCTAAAGGAATTAACAGAAGAATACCTTGGTCAGAATTTATTAAAGCAGCAAAAAAATATCATGGTAATATATACAAGTATGACCATAATTCATTTGAAATGTTGTCTGAACCGTTAAGTATATTTTGCAAAAAACATGGATGGTTTGAACAACGAGGACACAAACATATTGCAGGTCAAGGTTGCCCTAAATGTGCAAGACAACTACATCGTGGAAAATGGAACTCGAATTTAATACCTGATGAACTAAAAAATTTGAATTGTAATTTATACTATTTTCGATTGACTGGAAATTCAGAAACTTTTTATAAAATCGGAATTACAAATAATGTGAACAGAAGAAAAAAAACTATTGAACGAGAATCAAATTATTATTATAAAATAGAAGTTGTTCAGATTTTAGAAGGGACATTGTATTCATCTATGCAATTTGAAGAACTACTACATAAAGAATATAAAGAAGATTCTTATATTCCTAAAATAAAATTCCCAGGTTACACCGAATGTTTTTCAATTGATGTTTTATCCTAATTTCAAAAAAAATAAATTATTACATACAACACCATATAAACTTTACTACTGGTTTTAGCCAATTTACAAAAGTCCTCTCGGACTTTCTATCTGTTATTTATTTGCTAACTTTAGTGCTTAATTCACGCAACAAAACATATTCAAACACTTTAGGCACAAGTAACCCACGAATGAAAATTCAGTAAAAAAATGTACCTTTACATTTAGTAAAAAACACTAGAAAGATTCTTGACAATTGAACACAACATATCACGAATAGATTATCTTCTAAAGTTATACAGAATAACTTTGAAAGAGTTATTGGAAAAAATCAGCGAAGGCCTGAAAAACCCAATAACTAAGGATGACTTATACTCTAGTGAAATTAAAATTAGTCATTTAAAGAAAATTGATAAAGTTTTCAATAAAGGTCTTGAGTACTATATTAATCCTCGACCAATTTCAGAAAACAAAGATGCTAGTATTTTTTTTAGAAAAGATAAATTCAATTCTGACTTAAATATTGGAGCTAAGAAAATCGTGAATCAGTTTGAGGATTTAAAAAATTCATTAACTGCAATATCTAAATTATCTGACATACAATTTGAGAGAAAAATTCCAATTTTCTCAATAAAAGATAGTCCTAGAAAAGTAGCTCAGGAAATTAGGAATTTATTATATCCGAACGAGTTTTCGCCAATTTTAAGAGGTTTTTTAAAAGAACTTATATCAAAATTTGCAGAAAACAATATAATGGTATTTGAGTTTATAGAAACTTGGAATAAAAAAGATACTGCAAATATTAATGGCTTTTATCTCAACCCAAATGTGATTGTTTTAAAACGACAACAAAAATCATTTAGAAGAGAAATCTTTACTTTAATTCACGAGTTAGGTCATTATTTACTTAATGAAGAAGAAATTGAAGAAGTTGATGTTAAATCAATATCTCAAAAAGATTTAAGTAAAATAGAAAATTGGTGTAATGAATTTTCTTATTTCTTTTTAGTTGGAAATTATGCAAACACTCTTGAAGGTCTAAATAAAGCAGATTCATCAAATGATTATCATTTTGATTTAATTCAAAGAATTTCAAAAGAAACGAACTTAAGCACATTAGCATTATATACAAGATTGTTGTTTTCTAAAAAGATTTCTTATAAAGGTTATAACAATGTCAAAAATGAACTTGAAGAACTTTATAGAAAGAAAAAAGAGGAAGAAAACAAAAAAAAGGAATTAGATAAAATTTCAGGAATAAAAAAAGGTGGTTCGGTTCCTAAACCTATTAACTCACCACTATTTGTAAACACACTACAAACCGCATTATATGGTGGAGTTATTAATGAATATGACTTTTGTAAAAAACTAAATATTAGACCTGAAAAAATTGATAAATACATCTAATGAGGTTTATAATTGATACAAGCACTTGGGTTTCATTAGTTAGATACTACAAACCTTTTGATAATAATTCTGTAATTTATGATTTTTTCAAACAAAAAATTAGAGACGGAGAATTTATCTTATTATCAGAAGTATCAATAGAATGTTCTTATGTTTCAAAAAAAATCGTTCCAAAAGAATTGGACTTTATAATTGACAAACAATTTATTACAAAAACGGCAAGTTTACTTCCAACTAGGAAATTTTATAACTTATTAGATAATCAGTTTTGTAATCAATTCCAAAAAAGATTATTATCAGAAACAGATATTGAATCTTTAACAAATGATTTTCTCAAATCAGCTGATGCAAAAATAATTCTTAAATCAATAGAAATCTCAAAAACTTTAGATAATCAAATCACAGTTGTAACTGAGGAAACAAGTTCTAATAATGACAATAAATTATTCAAAAAAATCCCTTCGATTTGTAAAGAATTAAATGTTGAATATATTGGATTACCTAAATTAATAGAGTTATTCAATAAAGAAATCAACGTTCAAATTAAAAATACCAGTGCCAACAAAGAACTGAGCTAAAGAAATTCTTTTCTTCTTTAAATTTACGCACTATTATTCTAGGCTCATAATACTATCAATTCGTATTATGAGCTTTTATTTTTTATGTAATTACTATTTATTAAAAAACAACAGTTATAAAACTGAATGAAACGCAAAAAACTCATTGAATAGCAATGATTTTAGTACTATTTTTGCGCCCATGGAAAATCTAAAACAAGTAACAAAGAAATTACAGCGTGGCGTTGCAGAAGCTATTCAGCAATTTACAATGATTGCCGAAGGAGATAAAATTATGGTTTGTCTTTCTGGTGGAAAAGACAGTTACGCTATGTTAAACATGTTATTGTATTTCCAGAAAGTAGCGCCTATTTCTTTTGAAATTGTTGCCGTTAATTTAGATCAAAAACAACCTGGTTTTCCGGTAGAGGTGCTCCCCACCTATTTACAGAATTTAGGTGTAGCTTATAAAATTATAGAAAAGAATACCTATAAAATTGTAATGGACAAAACGCCAGAAGGTAAAACAACCTGTAGTTTATGTTCTCGTTTGCGTAGAGGAACTTTATATGAAGCCGCCAAAGATTTAGGCTGTAATAAATTGGCTTTAGGACACCATAGAAATGATATTATAGAAACCTTTTTCTTAAACTTCTTCTTCTCTGGTAAAATGGAAACCATGCCACCAAAGTTTAAAAACGATGCAGGAGATTTAATTGTATTAAGACCTTTGGCTTTTTGTAAAGAAAGTGACATTGAAGCGTATGCAGACTTTATGGACTTCCCTATTATACCTTGTAACTTGTGTGGTTCTCAAGAAAACTTACAACGTAAAAAAGTAAAACAAATGATTACCGATTGGGAAACCGAATTCCCAAATAGAAATGCCATTATGATGAATGCTTTACAAAACGTATCGCCTTCTCACCTTTTAGATCAAAGTTTGTATGATTTTGATCAATTAGAAAATAAGATACCAGCAACTTCTTTAACCTAAGTAGTATAAAATAAAACTCTTTATTTAATTTATAAAAACATTAGCATTTCATTTTTATCATTCTATATCTAAAAGGTTAATTTAGCTATCTCTTTTTAAAGTTAATTCAACTTTAAAACACAAAGTTATTCATAGTTAAAAAACCAATAAACATGAGCTTAACATCAGACAATGTAATTCCTGGAAATCACGGAAAAGTATTTGAAACAAATGCAAAAGATAGTATCGATTTAGAGAGTATAAAAAACAAATTATTGTCTCTAGATGGTATTAAAGAAGTAAGCTTAAATTCAGAAATATTTCCAATAGAATTTACTGTTTACACCACAAAACTAATTAAAATTAAAGAGATTGAAGATACAGTAAAGACTATTGGTTTTCATGCAATTCCAAAAACTCTTTTTCCATTATAAAAATACTCAAACTGCTGATAATAAACAATAGCATTTAAAAGTAGTTTATTATCAGCAGTAATTTTTCACTCAACACTTTATAACTAAAAGAATCATTAAAGTTTATTTGTTATAAAAACGATTTTAAGAAACACTTAGTTTAAATAGATCTTTCTATAATCACCTTTTTTCACCTCAATCCTTTTCTAGTTTTTTTTTAATTATTTCACCTATAAAATTATAATTTTAAGTTAAAATCAGTAAAATATTTTTCTATTACTAACCGATTGTTTAGTTTTGTCCTGTACTTAGAAATAATGGCTAGAAAGAAAAATTATAACGAGAGCGAAGTAGTAGAAAAAGCAATGAACCTTTTTTGGGCAAATGGCTACGAAAACACTTCTATGCAAATGCTAGAGAAAGAAATGGGCATTAACAAGTTCTCTATCTACGCTAGTTTTGGCAACAAGCATGGTTTATTTATAGAAAGTATTAAATGTTACAAAGGAAAGTTGAATCTTATTTTTGAAAAATTTAAGAAAGCATCCAATGGTGTGGAAGACATTAAACAATTCTTTTATGATTCTGTAAACGCTAAGTTTAAAGAAAGCCATCAAAAAGGATGTTTATTAACCAATACATACAATGAGTTTTCTGAAAGCGAAGATTTATTAATTAAAGAGGATATGACTATTTTTATGAACAACTTAAAAACATTGCTCATTCAAAAATTAGAACAAGACGGCACTAGAGATGCTGAAACAGTACAAAAACAAGCCAATTTTTTACTCTTGGCAAAACATGGTTTGGCTGCTGCAGCTAGAGTAAATACAAAACAAGAAATAGAAGATTATATAGAAATGACTTTTAAAAACATATAGGCATTTTTTTACCCAATATCTAAACGATTGTTTAGTTAAAATTAACATAAATAATAAATTAAAATCAGAAATTATGACAACATTAAAAATTAACAACATAGAAACAGCTCCAGAAGAAAGTAAAGCTTTATTAGAAGGTTCTCAAAAAGCATACGGAATGATTCCTGGATTACATGGAGTTTTATCTACCTCTCCTCAAGCTTTTGAAGCTTACCAAACATTACATGATTTATTTACAAAAACTGCTTTTAATGCAGACGAATTAACGGTAGTTTGGCAAACAATCAACGTAGAGCACGCTTGTCATTATTGTGTACCTGCACATACAGGAATTGCAAAAATGATGAAAGTAGACGATGCTATTATAGAAGCTTTACGTAACGAAACTCCGTTATCAGATGAAAAATTAGAAGCTTTACGTACCTTTACATTAATAATTACACGTAACAGAGGTCATGTGCCTCAAGAAGATTTAAATACATTTTACGCAGCTGGTTATACAGAAAGAAGTGTTTTAGATATTATCTTAGGTTTATCTCAAAAAGTAATTAGTAATTACACAAATCATATTGCAAATACGCCAGTAGATGCTGCTTTTCAACCATTTGCTTGGGAGAAAAAATAATTCATAAAATAACATTATTATAACTACAAATCTTCTGAATAAAACGGAGATTTGTAGTTATTCATATTAAAAAAAATCTCATTATGATTAAAGTATCTGTAATGTACCCAAACAGTAATAATGTACAGTTTGATGTAGATTATTATAAAAATAAGCATTTACCTATGATTGTAAATGCATTGGGCTCTGCCTTAAAAGGTTTAGAGTTAGATTTAGGAATTGCCAGTAGAGTTCCTGGAGAACCGGCTCCTTACGTAGCAATTGCACATTTATTATTTGATGATGTTGCTTCTTTTCAGGCTTCATTTGGTCCGCATGCAAAAGTATTTGCAGACGATGTAAAAAATTATAGTAATGTACAAGGAAATCTTCAAATTAGTGAATTGATAAAATTTTAAAAAAATGAACGAAAAATTAAAAATAGACATCGTTTCTGATGTTGTTTGCCCTTGGTGTACCATTGGATACAAACGTTTAGAAAAAGCGATAACGGAATTAGGCATTCAGGATGAGGTTGAAATTGAATGGCAACCTTTTGAGTTGAACCCCAATATGCCAGTTGAAGGTCAGAATGTAAATGAACATATTACAGAAAAATATGGTTCTACAACCGAGCAACAAAACGAATCGAAGCAAATGATGACCGAAGCTGGTGCAGAATTAGGTTTTAAATTTGACTATTTTGATGAAATGCGCATGGTAAACACCTTTGATGCTCATGTTCTTTTAGAATATGCAAAAGATTTTGGGAAACAAACCGAATTAAAAATGCGCTTAACAGCATCCTTTTTTAGCGAACGTAAAGATGTTTCTAAAAGAGACATTCTAAAAAAAGCATTATTAGATGTCGGTTTAAATGCAGATGAAGGAATGGCTAAATTAGATAATGAAGATGCCAGAAACGAAGTAAGAACAAAACAAAATTATTGGAAAACTTTAGGAGTTAATTCTGTACCAACTATTGTTTTTAATAGAAAAAGTGCAGTAACAGGCGCACAACCCGTAGCTAACTTTAAACAAGTACTATCTGAATTACTAAAAGAACACCAAACTGCTTAGTCGTTTAGGTAATTTCTTTAAAAAATAAAATCCATGGAAGCAAATAAAGGAGAATTAGATGCATTACTAAACGTAAAACGTAAAGAAGGTACCAAAAAATTTACCGAAGAAAAAAATAAGATTTACGCAGATGGTATTACAAGTGTAGCCAATTCTGGTATCCTTAACAATGCCTTAAATGTAGGTGATAAAGCACCAAATTTTACATTAAAAAATGCGTTAAACAAGGAGGTTTCTTTATACAACGAGCTAGAAAATGGTCCAGTAATTTTAACTTGGTATCGAGGCGGATGGTGCCCTTATTGCAACATTACACTACATTATTTACAAGAAAAATTACCCGAATTTACAAAAGCAGGTGCTACACTGATTGCTTTAACTCCAGAGTTACCAGACAACTCATTAGACACTGCGGAAAAAAACAATTTAGAATTCACTGTTTTAAGTGATCTTGATAATGTTATTGGAAAAGAATATGGTGTTGTATTTCAATTAACAGATGAAGTGGCTGATATTTACGAAGTTGGATTCGGTTTAAGTGAAAAAAATGGAAATGATGACAATCAATTGCCTTTAGCAGCAACGTATGTTATCGACAAAAACGGAATTATTCAATATGCTTTTTTAGATGCTGATTATAGACAAAGAGCAGAACCATCAGACATAATCGCTGCATTGGAAAAATTGAAATAAAATTATAAAACCATGACAAACGTAAAACCAAAAGTACTATTCTTTGATGTTAACGAAACGCTTTTAGACCTTTCTCCTGTAAAAAAGCAAATTGGTATCGCTTTAGGCGGTAGAGAAGATTTACTTTCTTTATGGTTTACAACAATGTTGCAGTATTCTTTAGTGGTTTCCGCAAGCGGACAATACAAACCTTTTACCCATATTGGTGCGGCAACGTTACAAATGATTGCCGCAAATAATGATATTACAATTTCAGAAGAAAAAGCACGTAAAATTATTGTAGCAGCAATGCAAAATTTACCTGCGCATCCAGAAGTAAAAGAAGCTTTAACACAATTAAAAAAAGCAGGTTACAAATTAGTTGCGTTTACAAACTCTTCTAACGAAGGATTAAAAAATCAATTTAAAAATGCTGGCTTAACGGATTATTTTGATGACTTACTTAGTGTAGAAGATGCTGGTAAGTTTAAACCATTTACCAATACATACGTTTGGGGAGCTCACAAAATGGGCGTTCAATTAGAGGATTGTATGCTTATTGCAGCACATGGTTGGGATGTTGCGGGTGCTCTTTGGGCAGGTTGGCGCGCTGCTTTTGTAAGTAGACCTGGACAACAACTTTTTCCGTTAGCTCCAGAAACAGAGATTGTAGCAAATGATTTAAAAAAAGTAGCAGAAATTCTAGTGAAATATACTTAAGCCTATATAGTACCTGAGGCTTCTTTTAACCTCAACTATATATTTTATTTCAGCTTAAGAAATGATATAAAAAAACACCCTTTGCTACAAATTAATGTGCAAAGGGTGTTTTGTAATTTATATATTGTACTATACTTTAGTAACAGTAATTTATATAATAGCTACAACTTCAAGATCAAAAACAAGTTCTTTACCAGCTAAAGGATGATTCCCATCAATAACAACGCTCTTATCTTTTACTTCAACAATCATTAAATTCATTTCTTGTCCTTCTGGAGACTTAGAAACCAATCCAATACCAACTTTTGGCTCCATATCTTGTGGAAGGTCAGATTTATTTACTTCTTGAATCAATTGATCATTTACCTCACCATACGCTTCTTCTTTAGCGATAGTAATCGTTTTCTTTTCATTCACTTTCATGTCAATTAAACCTTGCTCAAAACCAGAAATTAACTGTCCTTGTCCTAAAACAAATTCTATTGGCTCTTTTCCTTCAGACGTATCAAAAATTTGTCCGTCAGCTAATTTACCTGTATAATGTACTTTTACTGTATTGTTTTCTTTTACTTGACTCATACTATATTCTTTAATTTTAAAAATAGTTTTTGCATAATTCTTACACTAAAACGATCTTAGTTTGAACTTACAAAAAGTTTGTCGGTCAAAACCAAGCCAAAAAAAATAAAAACACCTAAACAACTCCATTTAAAAGAAACAAAACACGCAATGATTAACTTATAACAACAAAAAACAATTTAAGCACCTTATTTTATATAATTTTAAGGAACCAAAACGGATCCCTAACTTTGTCAGTTTTAAGTAGTATTTAGGTGATATCTATGACAAGTTTTTAAAATTAGTATTCTACTTTTAAAAATAACATCCTATTTATAAGGTTTTATTTAAACTTCAACATAAATAATTGTTTTCAAGTAGAAAATTTACCTCAATTAATTTGTATATTTATCTTGATAAAAATTTCTCTTTTTACAATACAAATAATGTGAACTTAAAAAAAAATAATTTAGTCTATTCGTTAAGAATACCTTAAGAAAACTTCTAAATTAAACCTTACCTCAACTAAATAATTCTATACTTTTTAACTACAAGCTAAACCAAACCAACTGATGATTCTTCTTTTTAAAAGACAACTTATTTTAAATAAAAAAATGGCTTTAATCACTATTTGTTACACTAATATTAACCTCTTATACAACTAACAAATGAAACTTAATTTTCATTTTTTTATAACTATTATTTTTTGTTTATCCTTTTTTTTAGGGACAGCTCAAAATAATTCATTATTTAAATTAAATCCATCAAAATATATTGAACAAAGCAAAGAAGCAACAGTTTATAGCTTTGATTATAACAAACTGAGCATTGCTTTAAATAATACAAAAGGTTTAAACACGCTTTCAAAAAAAGAAAAAAACATTATTTATTTTCCGAATGCTAATGGTACACTAGAAAGATTTAAAATCACTGAGTTATCTGTTATGCAAAATGCAATGCAAAAAAAATATGCTAGTATAAAATCTTATGTAGGTTACGGCATAGATACCCCTTCTAATTATTTAAGATTTAGCCTCTCACCTAACAAAGGTTTTTCTGGTGTACTTTTAGCAAGTGATCATTCTGTATTTTATCAACCAAATACTCATTTAAAAAATAGTTTTTCTATTCTTCAAACACCCTCAGATGAAATGTTATTACCTTTTTCATGCAAAACGAGCGTTAAAAACAATAATTTAAAACAAAAAGGTATATTAAAAAAGAATACTTCTCAAAAAAGAGTTTTTACGATAGCATTGTCTGTAACTGGTGAATATTCTAGTTTTCATGGCAACTCATTAGCAGATGTAAATGCCGCTTTGGTTGCTAGTTTAACGAATATAAATGCCGTTTATGAAAGAGATTTTAATGTAACTTTTGTTTTGGCTGAAAATAATGATGCTATTATTTATCTTGATGAAGAAACCGATCCATATTCTGATTTCTCATCCGAGTATGGAGAAGAGTTACAACAAAACCTTGATGAAGTAATAGGCGATTCTAATTACGATTTAGGTCACCTTTTATCTGCTGTAGGCATAGAAGGAAATGCCAATTGCATAGGTTGTATATGTGAAAGTGGTAAAAAAGGAAGCGCATATTCGTCTAGCAACACACCTACTGGTTTTTATTTTGATTTTAGTTTGCTTGCACATGAAATAGGTCATCAATTAGGCGCTAACCACACATGGACTGCCGGAGGAAACGAAAGAACTAAAGTACAAGTAGAACCTGGTAGTGGATCTACAATAATGGGATATTCTGGGTTAGGAAAATCATCTAACATTCAATTGGCAAACGATGCTTATTTTCATGGCATATCAATTGAACAAATAAAAAATACGCTAAACAATACTACTTGTGGCACTACTAACGTATTAAACAACAATTCAAATACAACAAACACAAGAACAGATTTACTTTTACCCATTGGCACTCCTTTTAAATTAAGTGCTTTACCTAATAATGAAAATAAACAAACCTACTGCTGGGAGCAAATAAATGATAATGGCGCAAAAACAGTATATCCAAACCCAGACTTAAAAGACCCAGATGCTGTTTTATTTAGAAGTTATCCGCCAACTACAAATTCTGTTAGGTATTTTCCTAACCTTACAGACCTTAGATTTGGCTTAAATAGTACCCAATGGGAAAAAATACCCAATATTTCTAGATCTGCAAATTTTAGATTAACAACTAGAGAAAATATTCCTTTAGAAGCAGCCACTAATTTTGATGATATTAAAATTACATTTGATGATGCCTATGGCCCTTTTGAAATTATAAATTTTGCAGAAGATAATATAACAATAGCAAAAGGAAGCTCTCAAACCATTAAATGGCAGGTAAATAACACCAATAAACTATTGGGTGCAGAGCAGTTAAATTTATTACTTTCTACA
Encoded here:
- a CDS encoding haloacid dehalogenase type II, whose amino-acid sequence is MTNVKPKVLFFDVNETLLDLSPVKKQIGIALGGREDLLSLWFTTMLQYSLVVSASGQYKPFTHIGAATLQMIAANNDITISEEKARKIIVAAMQNLPAHPEVKEALTQLKKAGYKLVAFTNSSNEGLKNQFKNAGLTDYFDDLLSVEDAGKFKPFTNTYVWGAHKMGVQLEDCMLIAAHGWDVAGALWAGWRAAFVSRPGQQLFPLAPETEIVANDLKKVAEILVKYT
- a CDS encoding FKBP-type peptidyl-prolyl cis-trans isomerase; the encoded protein is MSQVKENNTVKVHYTGKLADGQIFDTSEGKEPIEFVLGQGQLISGFEQGLIDMKVNEKKTITIAKEEAYGEVNDQLIQEVNKSDLPQDMEPKVGIGLVSKSPEGQEMNLMIVEVKDKSVVIDGNHPLAGKELVFDLEVVAII
- a CDS encoding zinc-dependent metalloprotease, producing MKLNFHFFITIIFCLSFFLGTAQNNSLFKLNPSKYIEQSKEATVYSFDYNKLSIALNNTKGLNTLSKKEKNIIYFPNANGTLERFKITELSVMQNAMQKKYASIKSYVGYGIDTPSNYLRFSLSPNKGFSGVLLASDHSVFYQPNTHLKNSFSILQTPSDEMLLPFSCKTSVKNNNLKQKGILKKNTSQKRVFTIALSVTGEYSSFHGNSLADVNAALVASLTNINAVYERDFNVTFVLAENNDAIIYLDEETDPYSDFSSEYGEELQQNLDEVIGDSNYDLGHLLSAVGIEGNANCIGCICESGKKGSAYSSSNTPTGFYFDFSLLAHEIGHQLGANHTWTAGGNERTKVQVEPGSGSTIMGYSGLGKSSNIQLANDAYFHGISIEQIKNTLNNTTCGTTNVLNNNSNTTNTRTDLLLPIGTPFKLSALPNNENKQTYCWEQINDNGAKTVYPNPDLKDPDAVLFRSYPPTTNSVRYFPNLTDLRFGLNSTQWEKIPNISRSANFRLTTRENIPLEAATNFDDIKITFDDAYGPFEIINFAEDNITIAKGSSQTIKWQVNNTNKLLGAEQLNLLLSTNGGISYDRVIAKNIPNNGAYTFNIPNITSSECRFMLEASNNNFFAINKKNIAIDVALFNNCTNYESEQNLDLQIFNEDQILPFIVTHTITVAESNIISDINIGVNIAHANIGDLKITIKSPKGTEITLKTRNSCSIEKNLITVFDDESIAFNCLKSGSNIRQKSLNDALSTFNNEDAKGDWTIELTDIGLENYAVLNSWFIELCKKEEKNVIFKDDVFKNFVVFPNPNSGNFSIKAKALHSYKKLNIELFNINGQLIYSKYLPEVTFLNENISILRLKYGVYFLRITDSNNSYSKKIIIN